In Cervus canadensis isolate Bull #8, Minnesota chromosome 6, ASM1932006v1, whole genome shotgun sequence, one DNA window encodes the following:
- the OXA1L gene encoding mitochondrial inner membrane protein OXA1L isoform X2, translated as MWVPAPPVIPATPPPTAVPEVASGEAADVIQAVAEQSFAELGLGSYTPVGLIQNLLEFMHVNLGLPWWGAIATCTVLARCLVFPLIVKGQREAAKIHNHLPEIQKFSARIREAKLTGNHTEFYRASSEMTFYQKKHDIKLFRPLILPLTQAPIFISFFIALREMANLPVPSLQTGGLWWFQDLTLSDPIYVLPLVVTATMWAVLELGAETGMQSSDIQWMRNFIRLMPLAVLPITVHFPTAVFMYWLSSNMFSLGQVACLRIPAVRTVLKIPQRVVHDPDKLPPREGFIKSFRQGWKNAEMAHQLQERERRMQNHLELAARGPLRQTFAHNPLLPHGKNGPPNAPSSSSSSKAKSKQPWRDTLG; from the exons ATGTGG GTTCCAGCCCCTCCAGTCATTCCTGCAACTCCCCCACCCACAGCAGTACCTGAAGTGGCTTCTGGAGAGGCCGCAGATGTCATCCAAGCTGTTGCAGAGCAGAGCTTTGCTGAACTTGGGCTGGGGTCCTACACCCCAGTGGGACTGATCCAGAACTTGCTTGAATTTATGCATGTTAACCTAGGCCTACCATGGTGGGGAGCCATTGCTACAT GCACAGTCCTTGCCCGCTGCCTGGTGTTTCCTCTCATCGTGAAGGGCCAACGAGAGGCAGCCAAGATTCACAATCACTTGCCAGAGATTCAGAAGTTTTCCGCTCGAATCAGAGAGGCCAAGTTGACAGGAAACCACACAGAAT TTTACAGGGCCTCCTCGGAGATGACTTTCTACCAGAAAAAGCATGATATTAAACTCTTTAGACCTCTCATTCTACCACTGACTCAG GCCCCGATCTTCATCTCCTTCTTCATTGCCTTGAGAGAAATGGCCAACCTTCCCGTGCCCAGCCTGCAGACAGGTGGTCTCTGGTGGTTCCAGGATCTCACACTATCCGACCCCATCTACGTATTACCTCTGGTGGTCACAGCTACAATGTGGGCTGTCCTTGAG ttagGTGCTGAAACTGGCATGCAAAGTTCTGACATTCAGTGGATGAGAAATTTTATCAGACTAATGCCCCTGGCAGTCTTGCCCATAACTGTCCATTTCCCCACG GCAGTGTTCATGTACTGGCTCTCCTCCAACATGTTTTCCCTGGGCCAGGTGGCCTGTCTCCGTATTCCTGCTGTTCGCACTGTGCTGAAAATTCCCCAACGTGTTGTGCACGACCCAGACAAGTTACCTCCACGGGAAGGCTTCATAAAGAGCTTCAGACAAG GCTGGAAGAATGCCGAAATGGCCCATCAGCTACAGGAGCGGGAACGACGCATGCAGAACCACTTGGAGCTCGCTGCCAGGG GCCCGTTACGACAGACGTTTGCCCACAACCCTCTGCTGCCGCACGGAAAGAATGGCCCTCCCAAcgcccccagcagcagcagcagcagcaaagcaaaGTCCAAGCAGCCCTGGCGTGACACGCTTGGCTGA
- the OXA1L gene encoding mitochondrial inner membrane protein OXA1L isoform X1: MALALVCGRRELLRLLRPQRQFHSVAGPCQWPRKPLTAGLGFPADRCRGHPRYVLLMAPGPRGLSTSVVSFAEAQVPAPPVIPATPPPTAVPEVASGEAADVIQAVAEQSFAELGLGSYTPVGLIQNLLEFMHVNLGLPWWGAIATCTVLARCLVFPLIVKGQREAAKIHNHLPEIQKFSARIREAKLTGNHTEFYRASSEMTFYQKKHDIKLFRPLILPLTQAPIFISFFIALREMANLPVPSLQTGGLWWFQDLTLSDPIYVLPLVVTATMWAVLELGAETGMQSSDIQWMRNFIRLMPLAVLPITVHFPTAVFMYWLSSNMFSLGQVACLRIPAVRTVLKIPQRVVHDPDKLPPREGFIKSFRQGWKNAEMAHQLQERERRMQNHLELAARGPLRQTFAHNPLLPHGKNGPPNAPSSSSSSKAKSKQPWRDTLG, translated from the exons ATGGCGCTGGCGTTGGTGTGCGGACGCCGGGAGCTTCTGCGCTTACTGCGGCCCCAGCGTCAG TTCCACAGCGTCGCAGGGCCTTGCCAGTGGCCCCGGAAACCGCTGACAGCTGGGCTCGGGTTCCCAGCCGACCGGTGTCGCGGGCACCCGCGCTATGTCCTGCTCATGGCCCCAGGCCCCCGCGGCCTCAGTACCTCTGTCGTCTCTTTTGCAGAAGCCCAG GTTCCAGCCCCTCCAGTCATTCCTGCAACTCCCCCACCCACAGCAGTACCTGAAGTGGCTTCTGGAGAGGCCGCAGATGTCATCCAAGCTGTTGCAGAGCAGAGCTTTGCTGAACTTGGGCTGGGGTCCTACACCCCAGTGGGACTGATCCAGAACTTGCTTGAATTTATGCATGTTAACCTAGGCCTACCATGGTGGGGAGCCATTGCTACAT GCACAGTCCTTGCCCGCTGCCTGGTGTTTCCTCTCATCGTGAAGGGCCAACGAGAGGCAGCCAAGATTCACAATCACTTGCCAGAGATTCAGAAGTTTTCCGCTCGAATCAGAGAGGCCAAGTTGACAGGAAACCACACAGAAT TTTACAGGGCCTCCTCGGAGATGACTTTCTACCAGAAAAAGCATGATATTAAACTCTTTAGACCTCTCATTCTACCACTGACTCAG GCCCCGATCTTCATCTCCTTCTTCATTGCCTTGAGAGAAATGGCCAACCTTCCCGTGCCCAGCCTGCAGACAGGTGGTCTCTGGTGGTTCCAGGATCTCACACTATCCGACCCCATCTACGTATTACCTCTGGTGGTCACAGCTACAATGTGGGCTGTCCTTGAG ttagGTGCTGAAACTGGCATGCAAAGTTCTGACATTCAGTGGATGAGAAATTTTATCAGACTAATGCCCCTGGCAGTCTTGCCCATAACTGTCCATTTCCCCACG GCAGTGTTCATGTACTGGCTCTCCTCCAACATGTTTTCCCTGGGCCAGGTGGCCTGTCTCCGTATTCCTGCTGTTCGCACTGTGCTGAAAATTCCCCAACGTGTTGTGCACGACCCAGACAAGTTACCTCCACGGGAAGGCTTCATAAAGAGCTTCAGACAAG GCTGGAAGAATGCCGAAATGGCCCATCAGCTACAGGAGCGGGAACGACGCATGCAGAACCACTTGGAGCTCGCTGCCAGGG GCCCGTTACGACAGACGTTTGCCCACAACCCTCTGCTGCCGCACGGAAAGAATGGCCCTCCCAAcgcccccagcagcagcagcagcagcaaagcaaaGTCCAAGCAGCCCTGGCGTGACACGCTTGGCTGA